The following proteins are co-located in the Fodinibius salicampi genome:
- a CDS encoding ABC transporter permease — translation MVQIILYNLDIALEAIRRNKMRSLLTSLGIIFGVASVIAMLAIGRGAQEEVLSQMKLLGTNNVIVEPVIRQIDEEVSNSQAPSRERNKYSPGLMLSDLESIKEKIPQVQYATPEVIYETNFIRDGRLRSGKLVGVNQHYFNINNFTLAQGSGFNPIHIKNAERICIIGSDVKAKFFAGEDPIGKQIKAGNIWLTVVGVLEQKELTTENIQNLGIRNYNLDIFVPVTSALLRYKNRALVTEQEIQQAVAEQNNNNSDESSSTTSNNNYHQVDRLIVQVSDTEYSVPVADVIRRMLQRRHNAVVDFEVIVPELLLQQERRTQEIFNIVLSSIASISLIVGGIGIMNIMLASVVERYREIGVRRAVGAQKRDIQLQFLTEALAISISGGIIGIILGIAFSYLIEISAGIVTMVTLTSIFISFGVAMAIGVIFGYFPAQRAAEQDPVHALRHE, via the coding sequence TTGGTACAAATCATATTATATAATCTCGATATTGCCCTTGAGGCTATTCGCCGCAATAAAATGCGCTCGCTTCTAACTTCACTGGGAATCATTTTCGGTGTAGCTTCTGTAATAGCCATGCTGGCTATAGGTCGCGGAGCACAGGAAGAAGTGTTAAGCCAGATGAAGCTACTTGGTACCAATAATGTTATTGTTGAGCCAGTCATCAGGCAAATTGACGAAGAGGTCTCAAATAGTCAAGCACCTTCTCGTGAGCGCAATAAATATAGTCCGGGTCTTATGCTTAGTGATCTGGAGAGTATAAAGGAAAAGATTCCACAGGTCCAGTATGCCACGCCGGAAGTAATTTATGAAACTAATTTTATACGTGATGGCCGTTTGCGAAGTGGAAAGTTGGTTGGGGTTAATCAGCACTACTTTAATATTAATAACTTTACGCTTGCCCAGGGTAGCGGTTTTAACCCGATACATATTAAAAATGCCGAGCGTATTTGTATTATCGGATCAGATGTTAAAGCTAAATTTTTTGCTGGCGAAGACCCCATAGGGAAGCAGATCAAGGCTGGGAATATATGGCTGACCGTTGTTGGTGTACTTGAGCAAAAAGAACTGACTACAGAAAACATTCAGAACCTGGGCATCAGAAATTATAATTTGGATATCTTTGTGCCGGTGACCTCCGCTCTCCTGCGGTATAAAAACCGGGCACTGGTCACCGAGCAGGAAATCCAGCAAGCGGTTGCTGAACAAAATAATAATAATTCAGATGAGAGCAGTTCCACCACCTCTAACAATAATTACCATCAGGTGGATCGGCTTATTGTGCAGGTCAGCGATACGGAGTATAGTGTCCCGGTAGCCGACGTCATCCGCCGTATGTTACAGCGCCGTCACAATGCCGTGGTTGATTTTGAGGTGATTGTTCCGGAACTGTTGCTACAGCAAGAGCGTCGTACTCAGGAAATTTTTAATATCGTGCTCTCTTCTATTGCTTCCATTTCTCTTATTGTAGGAGGTATTGGCATTATGAATATTATGCTGGCTTCTGTAGTGGAACGATATCGCGAAATCGGTGTCCGTCGTGCCGTGGGAGCACAAAAACGTGATATTCAGCTACAGTTTTTAACAGAGGCACTGGCGATTAGTATCTCCGGTGGAATTATAGGCATAATATTGGGTATTGCATTCAGCTACCTGATTGAGATATCTGCCGGAATTGTAACGATGGTAACTTTAACTTCAATATTTATTTCTTTCGGTGTAGCGATGGCCATAGGGGTTATTTTTGGCTATTTCCCTGCGCAAAGAGCTGCCGAACAGGATCCCGTACACGCATTACGTCATGAATAG